In a single window of the Ooceraea biroi isolate clonal line C1 chromosome 8, Obir_v5.4, whole genome shotgun sequence genome:
- the LOC105275509 gene encoding isovaleryl-CoA dehydrogenase, mitochondrial isoform X1: MILACRIAALRGIAGFANRANKIDVRCTSRYCKIDDNVFGLNNEQKELRSLVFNFVQKELAPKAAEIDKNNNFNESRTFWKELGKLGLLGITAKQEYGGTGGTYLDHVIVMEEISRASAAIGLSYVAHSNLCLNQIHRNGTEEQKHKYLPKLCSGEHFGALAMSEPGSGSDVVSMKLRAEKKGDYFVLNGNKFWITNGPDADTLVVYAKTDLNASQPQHGITTFIIERGMEGFSTGPKLDKLGMRGSNTGELIFEDCKVPVANVLGEVNKGVYVLFSGLDLERLILSAGGLGIVQACCDLAFEYAHTRKQFDQYLAQFQLIQAKMADMYTALNTSRSYVYSIAKSCDAGHINRKDCAATFLYSGENATKAALDTIQILGGNGYINDYAAGRLLRDAKLYEIGGGTSEVRRMVISRAISEEYL, from the exons ATGATTTTAGCTTGCCGAATCGCCGCGTTACGTGGCATCGCAGGTttcgcgaatcgcgcgaataaaatcGACGTACGTTGCACATCGCGCTACTGCAAGATCGATGATAACGTCTTCGGATTGAATAATGAACAAAAAGAG CTGCGCTCGCTCGTCTTTAATTTCGTGCAAAAGGAATTGGCGCCGAAGGCAGCTGAGATCGACAAGAACAACAACTTCAACGAGTCGAGG ACCTTCTGGAAAGAATTGGGCAAACTGGGCCTGTTGGGAATCACGGCAAAGCAGGAATATGGTGGCACTGGCGGTACATACCTCGATCATGTTATTGTCATGGAGGAAATCAGCAGAGCATCAGCTGCAATCGGGTTGAGTTACGTTGCACACTCCAATCTCTGTCTCAATCAGATCCACAGAAACGGCACGGAAGAGCAAAAACACAAGTACTTGCCTAAG TTATGTAGTGGCGAGCATTTCGGTGCGCTCGCGATGTCGGAACCAGGATCTGGATCTGACGTCGTTTCCATGAAGCTACGGGCGGAGAAGAAGGGCGATTATTTTGTGTTGAACGGCAACAAATTCTGGATCACCAATGGTCCGGATGCGGATACGTTGGTCGTGTATGCGAAAACTGATCTGAACGCGAGCCAACCGCAGCACGGTATCACCACCTTTATCATCGAACGTGGCATGGAGGGATTCAGCACGGGACCGAAATTGGACAAGCTGGGTATGCGTGGCTCCAACACGGGCGAATTGATCTTCGAAGACTGTAAAGTTCCAG tcGCGAATGTTCTGGGAGAAGTTAACAAAGGCGTCTACGTGTTGTTCAGTGGGCTAGACTTAGAACGATTGATATTGTCTGCTGGAGGTTTGGG AATTGTACAAGCTTGTTGTGATCTTGCTTTTGAATACGCACATACGAGGAAACAATTCGATCAGTATCTTGCGCAATTCCAGTTGATACAG GCGAAAATGGCGGATATGTATACAGCGTTAAACACAAGCAGGAGCTACGTATACTCAATCGCGAAATCCTGCGATGCTGGTCACATAAATCGCAAGGATTGCGCCGCAACGTTCCTCTATTCCGGTGAAAACGCTACGAAAGCGGCGTTGGATACCATACAAATACTTG GTGGCAATGGGTACATCAATGATTATGCGGCAGGAAGATTGTTGCGCGACGCTAAGCTTTACGAAATCGGCGGCGGCACGAGCGAAGTGCGACGTATGGTCATCAGTCGAGCTATCAGTGAGGAATACCTTTGA
- the LOC105275509 gene encoding isovaleryl-CoA dehydrogenase, mitochondrial isoform X2, whose amino-acid sequence MILACRIAALRGIAGFANRANKIDVRCTSRYCKIDDNVFGLNNEQKELRSLVFNFVQKELAPKAAEIDKNNNFNESRTFWKELGKLGLLGITAKQEYGGTGGTYLDHVIVMEEISRASAAIGLSYVAHSNLCLNQIHRNGTEEQKHKYLPKLCSGEHFGALAMSEPGSGSDVVSMKLRAEKKGDYFVLNGNKFWITNGPDADTLVVYAKTDLNASQPQHGITTFIIERGMEGFSTGPKLDKLGMRGSNTGELIFEDCKVPVANVLGEVNKGVYVLFSGLDLERLILSAGGLGIMILFYPSYMNAHGFLHFELYKLVVILLLNTHIRGNNSISILRNSS is encoded by the exons ATGATTTTAGCTTGCCGAATCGCCGCGTTACGTGGCATCGCAGGTttcgcgaatcgcgcgaataaaatcGACGTACGTTGCACATCGCGCTACTGCAAGATCGATGATAACGTCTTCGGATTGAATAATGAACAAAAAGAG CTGCGCTCGCTCGTCTTTAATTTCGTGCAAAAGGAATTGGCGCCGAAGGCAGCTGAGATCGACAAGAACAACAACTTCAACGAGTCGAGG ACCTTCTGGAAAGAATTGGGCAAACTGGGCCTGTTGGGAATCACGGCAAAGCAGGAATATGGTGGCACTGGCGGTACATACCTCGATCATGTTATTGTCATGGAGGAAATCAGCAGAGCATCAGCTGCAATCGGGTTGAGTTACGTTGCACACTCCAATCTCTGTCTCAATCAGATCCACAGAAACGGCACGGAAGAGCAAAAACACAAGTACTTGCCTAAG TTATGTAGTGGCGAGCATTTCGGTGCGCTCGCGATGTCGGAACCAGGATCTGGATCTGACGTCGTTTCCATGAAGCTACGGGCGGAGAAGAAGGGCGATTATTTTGTGTTGAACGGCAACAAATTCTGGATCACCAATGGTCCGGATGCGGATACGTTGGTCGTGTATGCGAAAACTGATCTGAACGCGAGCCAACCGCAGCACGGTATCACCACCTTTATCATCGAACGTGGCATGGAGGGATTCAGCACGGGACCGAAATTGGACAAGCTGGGTATGCGTGGCTCCAACACGGGCGAATTGATCTTCGAAGACTGTAAAGTTCCAG tcGCGAATGTTCTGGGAGAAGTTAACAAAGGCGTCTACGTGTTGTTCAGTGGGCTAGACTTAGAACGATTGATATTGTCTGCTGGAGGTTTGGG CATAATGATTTTGTTTTATCCATCGTACATGAATGCACATGGATTTCTACATTTTg AATTGTACAAGCTTGTTGTGATCTTGCTTTTGAATACGCACATACGAGGAAACAATTCGATCAGTATCTTGCGCAATTCCAGTTGA
- the LOC105275503 gene encoding pyridoxal kinase produces the protein MCSTKTPRILSVQSHVVSGYVGNKSATFPLQLLGFEVDAINSVQLSNHTGYKVFKGQILNDKDLDDLIDGLAQNGLDDYTHLLTGYIGSASFLKRVAVLVKTLKSKNLNLTYVCDPVMGDNGKMYVPEELKEIYKKEVVPLADVLTPNQYELELLTDQKVSNMTELQNAIKKLHQIGPQTVAVSSTDFNDRLTALVSTAKDNILIKVDIPKIPATFTGSGDLFAALFLAHLYLQSDMKAIMEKTINSLYSVLLNTYEHYKVYADSEMQLAKNMELRLIQSKNSIENPEIRLFAESL, from the exons ATGTGTTCCACGAAGACACCACGCATTTTGTCAGTTCAGAGCCATGTAGTATCTGGATACGTCGGCAACAAAAGTGCTACTTTTCCATTGCAG CTGTTAGGTTTTGAAGTTGATGCAATCAACTCTGTACAATTATCCAATCATACTGGTTATAAAGTGTTCAAAGGTCAGATACTAAATGACAAAGACCTAG ACGATCTGATAGATGGTCTAGCACAAAATGGCTTGGATGATTATACACATTTGTTGACTGGTTATATCGGCTCTGCTTCCTTCCTGAAAAGAGTGGCAGTATTGGTTAAAACATTGAAAAGCAAAAATTTAAACCTTACATATG TTTGTGATCCTGTTATGGGCGACAATGGGAAGATGTACGTTCCAGAAGAATTGAAGGAGATCTACAAGAAGGAGGTAGTACCGTTGGCAGATGTATTAACCCCAAATCAGTATGAATTGGA ATTATTGACAGACCAAAAGGTCTCTAACATGACTGAACtgcaaaatgcaattaaaaaactgcaCCAAATTGGACCACAAACTGTAGCTGTATCTTCAACTGATTTTAATGACAGGTTAACGGCACTAGTCAGCACTGCAAAAG ataacatattaattaagGTAGACATTCCAAAAATACCAGCAACTTTCACGGGATCTGGGGACCTGTTCGCTGCGTTATTTCTCGCTCATTTGTACTTGCAAAGTGATATGAAAGCTATCATGGAAAAGACAATAAATTCCTTATACAGCGTACTGCTTAATACTTATGAACATTATAAAG TCTATGCGGATAGTGAAATGCAGCTAGCTAAAAACATGGAGTTGCGACTCATACAAAGTAAGAACAGTATTGAAAATCCAGAGATTCGTCTGTTTGCAGAATCCCTGTAA
- the LOC105275502 gene encoding FAST kinase domain-containing protein 4 encodes MLHYTATLCLATARLMPRSPWRFAALLANNSSTVATSNSATSVKEDDSAKLSEVQSNILQKENQKETRINETNFHPSKKISFNANDVFSKQFEAAKSINDLLDLATIPALSTNDALTLISHITKQINSGKAEIVDVEADERFIHLRKIVKTNDNIKFGTKKLSNDLSQYSKLSTPAMISVMASLRDQGKRNTPLLRMLSYNIVKYNMKLNLKQCASLLYSMAVLNFPDKVLLEKIMNDLLICIPNTDMCINSVTSKSILTSLGFLFYKNVDVLDAFCDAVFNESVYYKTHDCLSILQTFAALQYKPKKINLFLEKFIEYAKKGKTADWLDVVWCLAVLDVVQPQYIKSVLEPTFVDKLFGFSKINVSKILKLMNINAVAQFVLKNYEGPILNTNSKMFTNLSLIRAKEKQMYISTLSDTLSKVLPSEAYFKTDIDTNMGFLLDAEYRIDTDHKLIKVENWDEQSENIKRIGIMIHDYHDYCRGQNDLKGSTYLYTQLLKAKGYHLITISYKNFSAQDKIEKRTYYLRECMGNVYNMNI; translated from the exons ATGCTACACTATACTGCGACGTTGTGTCTCGCGACAGCGAGACTCATGCCTCGCTCACCTTGGCGGTTTGCTGCTCTTCTAGCTAACAACTCCAGCACAGTAGCCACCAGCAATTCTGCTACATCTGTAAAG GAGGATGATAGTGCCAAACTGTCAGAGGTGCAAAGCAACATCCTACAGAAAGAAAATCAAAAGGAAACGAGAATTAATGAGACAAATTTTCATCCGTCAAAGAAGATATCGTTTAATGCGAACGACGTGTTCTCCAAACAATTTGAAGCCGCTAAGTCCATAAATGATTTGTTGGACTTGGCGACAATACCAGCTCTGTCCACAAATGACGCTTTAACGCTCATTTCACACATAACTAAACAGATAAATAGTGGGAAGGCAGAAATTGTTGATGTCGAAGCTGACGAAAGATTCATTCACCTCAGAAAGATAGTCAAGACTAATGACAACATTAAATTTGGCACAAAGAAATTGAGTAACGATCTTTCGCAGTATTCTAAATTGTCCACACCTGCAATGATTTCG GTGATGGCATCGTTAAGAGACCAAGGAAAGAGAAATACACCGTTGTTAAGGATGTTGTCGTACAACATCGTTAAGTACAACATGAAGTTAAATTTGAAACAATGCGCGTCTCTGTTGTACAGTATGGCTGTACTCAATTTTCCAGACAAG GTCCTGCTGGAGAAAATCATGAATGATTTGCTGATATGCATACCAAATACCGACATGTGTATCAATTCTGTTACGAGCAAATCCATATTAACGTCGTTgggatttttgttttataaaaatgtggaCGTACTCGATGCCTTCTGTGATGCAGTGTTTAATGAatcagtttattataaaacccACGATTGTCTCTCGATATTGCAAACGTTCGCGGCCTTGCAATACAAGCCAAAAAAGATAAACTTGTTTCTCGAA AAATTCATAGAGTATGCTAAGAAAGGAAAGACGGCTGACTGGTTGGACGTCGTTTGGTGCTTAGCGGTTCTGGATGTAGTGCAACCACAATATATTAAATCCGTACTCGAACCTACATTTGTAGATAAGTTATTCG gCTTTTCAAAGATAAATGTATcgaagatattaaaattgatgaatATCAACGCTGTTGCACAGTTCGTACTGAAAAATTATGAAG gACCTATTTTAAACACAAATTCGAAAATGTTTACCAATCTATCTTTAATAAGggcaaaagaaaaacaaatgtaCATAAGTACGTTATCAGATACATTAAGCAAAGTATTGCCATCTGAAGCATACTTCAAAACAGATATTGATACAAATATGGGATTTTTACTAG ATGCAGAATATCGGATAGATACTGACCATAAACTTATAAAGGTAGAAAATTGGGACGAACAATCTGAGAATATAAAAAG GATAGGAATAATGATTCACGATTACCATGATTATTGTCGAGGGCAAAACGATCTCAAGGGGTCGACATATTTATACACGCAATTATTAAAAGCTAAAGGATACCACCTCATAACAATTTCCTATAAAAATTTCAGTGCACAAGATAAGATCGAAAAACGGACATATTATTTAAGAGAATGCATGGGAAATgtatacaatatgaatatttag
- the LOC105275501 gene encoding probable NADH dehydrogenase [ubiquinone] 1 alpha subcomplex subunit 12: protein MAAKLLGLDKLATFVRIIRENGGILNSLKTLYRTDELKTGTLVGVDKYGNRYYENNMYFVGRNRWVMYADKVGLNYDGSQVPPEWFGWLHYKTDLPPHKDPTRPKYKWMLDHQPNMSGTNQAYMPYSTTKPKIEPWQPQ from the exons ATGGCGGCAAAACTTTTAGGGTTAGATAAGCTGGCCACATTTGTGCGTATAATACGCGAAAATGGAGGAATTcttaattctttaaaaacattatacaG GACAGACGAATTGAAGACAGGTACTCTGGTTGGAGTAGATAAATATGGAAATCGATATTACGAAAATAACATGTATTTTGTAG GTCGTAACAGATGGGTGATGTATGCCGATAAAGTTGGACTTAATTACGATGGCTCACAAGTTCCACCAGAATGGTTTGGTTGGTTACATTACAAAACAGATTTACCGCCACATAAGGATCCGACTCGACCAAAGTACAAATGGATGTTGGATCATCAACCAAATATGAGCGGTACCAATCAAGCTTACATGCCCTACAGTACCACAAAACCCAAGATTGAACCCTGGCAGCCACAGTGA
- the LOC105275499 gene encoding NADH dehydrogenase (ubiquinone) complex I, assembly factor 6 isoform X2: protein MNKLSSIIEQSVRLQLRHMNTIAKPIQTPSEYCLQLVRNNDYENFLCTLLLPGMIKSAALAIRAFNVEVAQVEDQVRDRQIGAVRLQFWMETLNNIYSDHPPRTPIALELHRILKRHKLSKHYFKRLIDARLSKLNNSVFIDLESLEKYSDYTTSSIYYLLLEAQGIADVKADHAVSHLGKAHGLVTLIRSVPYNARKRVMILPQDVLLKNGVSSESIFRAQPSAGLRDAIFDVASCAKQHLEMATSLKKTASKNLSVTFLPTVCVENYLEDLRKADFDVFHPTLQKRKGTLPLQLLWRKMWS from the exons atgaataaattatcatcAATCATTGAGCAAAGTGTGCGACTCCAGTTACGGCACATGAATACAATTGCAAAACCGATACAAACGCCGTCAGAGTACTGTTTGCAGCTAGTTAG GAATAATGATTATGAGAATTTTCTCTGTACGCTGTTACTCCCAGGCATGATTAAATCGGCGGCACTTGCTATACGTGCGTTTAATGTCGAAGTAGCTCAAGTGGAGGATCAGGTGAGGGACAGACAGATAGGAGCCGTGAGATTACAGTTCTGGATGGAGACTCTGAACAATATTTACAGCGATCATCCACCAAGGACTCCCATAGCATTGGAGTTACATAGG ATACTCAAGCGGCATAAGCTCTCCAAGCATTACTTCAAACGGTTGATCGACGCCCGCTTAAGTAAACTGAACAATTCAGTGTTCATAGACTTGGAATCGCTCGAGAAATATAGCGATTACACCACATCATCAATCTACTACCTGCTGCTAGAGGCACAAGGTATCGCTGACGTCAAGGCTGATCATGCCGTTAGCCACTTGGGCAAGGCACATGGTCTGGTCACCTTGATCCGTTCCGTACCATATAACGCACGAAAACGAGTCATGATCCTGCCGCAGGATGTTCTGCTGAAGAACGGCGTCTCCTCTGAATCCATCTTTCGAGCGCAGCCGAGCGCTGGATTGAGAGATGCGATATTCGACGTCGCCTCTTGCGCCAAGCAACATCTGGAAATG GCAACATCACTGAAAAAAACAGCGTCGAAAAATCTCAGCGTGACATTTCTACCGACAGTTTGCGTGGAGAATTACCTAGAGGATTTGAGGAAAGCAGATTTTGACGTTTTCCACCCGACAttacagaaaagaaaaggcACCCTTCCGTTACAGTTACTCTGGAGGAAGATGTGGTCTTAG
- the LOC105275499 gene encoding NADH dehydrogenase (ubiquinone) complex I, assembly factor 6 isoform X6: MNKLSSIIEQSVRLQLRHMNTIAKPIQTPSEYCLQLVRYLSLLHEDCRIVNNDYENFLCTLLLPGMIKSAALAIRAFNVEVAQVEDQVRDRQIGAVRLQFWMETLNNIYSDHPPRTPIALELHRVDN; this comes from the exons atgaataaattatcatcAATCATTGAGCAAAGTGTGCGACTCCAGTTACGGCACATGAATACAATTGCAAAACCGATACAAACGCCGTCAGAGTACTGTTTGCAGCTAGTTAGGTATTTGTCTCTGCTACACGAAGACTGCAGAATTGT GAATAATGATTATGAGAATTTTCTCTGTACGCTGTTACTCCCAGGCATGATTAAATCGGCGGCACTTGCTATACGTGCGTTTAATGTCGAAGTAGCTCAAGTGGAGGATCAGGTGAGGGACAGACAGATAGGAGCCGTGAGATTACAGTTCTGGATGGAGACTCTGAACAATATTTACAGCGATCATCCACCAAGGACTCCCATAGCATTGGAGTTACATAGGGTAGATAACTAA
- the LOC105275499 gene encoding NADH dehydrogenase (ubiquinone) complex I, assembly factor 6 isoform X1 yields the protein MNKLSSIIEQSVRLQLRHMNTIAKPIQTPSEYCLQLVRYLSLLHEDCRIVNNDYENFLCTLLLPGMIKSAALAIRAFNVEVAQVEDQVRDRQIGAVRLQFWMETLNNIYSDHPPRTPIALELHRILKRHKLSKHYFKRLIDARLSKLNNSVFIDLESLEKYSDYTTSSIYYLLLEAQGIADVKADHAVSHLGKAHGLVTLIRSVPYNARKRVMILPQDVLLKNGVSSESIFRAQPSAGLRDAIFDVASCAKQHLEMATSLKKTASKNLSVTFLPTVCVENYLEDLRKADFDVFHPTLQKRKGTLPLQLLWRKMWS from the exons atgaataaattatcatcAATCATTGAGCAAAGTGTGCGACTCCAGTTACGGCACATGAATACAATTGCAAAACCGATACAAACGCCGTCAGAGTACTGTTTGCAGCTAGTTAGGTATTTGTCTCTGCTACACGAAGACTGCAGAATTGT GAATAATGATTATGAGAATTTTCTCTGTACGCTGTTACTCCCAGGCATGATTAAATCGGCGGCACTTGCTATACGTGCGTTTAATGTCGAAGTAGCTCAAGTGGAGGATCAGGTGAGGGACAGACAGATAGGAGCCGTGAGATTACAGTTCTGGATGGAGACTCTGAACAATATTTACAGCGATCATCCACCAAGGACTCCCATAGCATTGGAGTTACATAGG ATACTCAAGCGGCATAAGCTCTCCAAGCATTACTTCAAACGGTTGATCGACGCCCGCTTAAGTAAACTGAACAATTCAGTGTTCATAGACTTGGAATCGCTCGAGAAATATAGCGATTACACCACATCATCAATCTACTACCTGCTGCTAGAGGCACAAGGTATCGCTGACGTCAAGGCTGATCATGCCGTTAGCCACTTGGGCAAGGCACATGGTCTGGTCACCTTGATCCGTTCCGTACCATATAACGCACGAAAACGAGTCATGATCCTGCCGCAGGATGTTCTGCTGAAGAACGGCGTCTCCTCTGAATCCATCTTTCGAGCGCAGCCGAGCGCTGGATTGAGAGATGCGATATTCGACGTCGCCTCTTGCGCCAAGCAACATCTGGAAATG GCAACATCACTGAAAAAAACAGCGTCGAAAAATCTCAGCGTGACATTTCTACCGACAGTTTGCGTGGAGAATTACCTAGAGGATTTGAGGAAAGCAGATTTTGACGTTTTCCACCCGACAttacagaaaagaaaaggcACCCTTCCGTTACAGTTACTCTGGAGGAAGATGTGGTCTTAG
- the LOC105275499 gene encoding NADH dehydrogenase (ubiquinone) complex I, assembly factor 6 isoform X5 — translation MNKLSSIIEQSVRLQLRHMNTIAKPIQTPSEYCLQLVRYLSLLHEDCRIVNNDYENFLCTLLLPGMIKSAALAIRAFNVEVAQVEDQVRDRQIGAVRLQFWMETLNNIYSDHPPRTPIALELHRVLCVL, via the exons atgaataaattatcatcAATCATTGAGCAAAGTGTGCGACTCCAGTTACGGCACATGAATACAATTGCAAAACCGATACAAACGCCGTCAGAGTACTGTTTGCAGCTAGTTAGGTATTTGTCTCTGCTACACGAAGACTGCAGAATTGT GAATAATGATTATGAGAATTTTCTCTGTACGCTGTTACTCCCAGGCATGATTAAATCGGCGGCACTTGCTATACGTGCGTTTAATGTCGAAGTAGCTCAAGTGGAGGATCAGGTGAGGGACAGACAGATAGGAGCCGTGAGATTACAGTTCTGGATGGAGACTCTGAACAATATTTACAGCGATCATCCACCAAGGACTCCCATAGCATTGGAGTTACATAGG gtCCTTTGTGTCTTGTAG
- the LOC105275499 gene encoding NADH dehydrogenase (ubiquinone) complex I, assembly factor 6 isoform X3, which translates to MHLLNNDYENFLCTLLLPGMIKSAALAIRAFNVEVAQVEDQVRDRQIGAVRLQFWMETLNNIYSDHPPRTPIALELHRILKRHKLSKHYFKRLIDARLSKLNNSVFIDLESLEKYSDYTTSSIYYLLLEAQGIADVKADHAVSHLGKAHGLVTLIRSVPYNARKRVMILPQDVLLKNGVSSESIFRAQPSAGLRDAIFDVASCAKQHLEMATSLKKTASKNLSVTFLPTVCVENYLEDLRKADFDVFHPTLQKRKGTLPLQLLWRKMWS; encoded by the exons ATGCATCTTCT GAATAATGATTATGAGAATTTTCTCTGTACGCTGTTACTCCCAGGCATGATTAAATCGGCGGCACTTGCTATACGTGCGTTTAATGTCGAAGTAGCTCAAGTGGAGGATCAGGTGAGGGACAGACAGATAGGAGCCGTGAGATTACAGTTCTGGATGGAGACTCTGAACAATATTTACAGCGATCATCCACCAAGGACTCCCATAGCATTGGAGTTACATAGG ATACTCAAGCGGCATAAGCTCTCCAAGCATTACTTCAAACGGTTGATCGACGCCCGCTTAAGTAAACTGAACAATTCAGTGTTCATAGACTTGGAATCGCTCGAGAAATATAGCGATTACACCACATCATCAATCTACTACCTGCTGCTAGAGGCACAAGGTATCGCTGACGTCAAGGCTGATCATGCCGTTAGCCACTTGGGCAAGGCACATGGTCTGGTCACCTTGATCCGTTCCGTACCATATAACGCACGAAAACGAGTCATGATCCTGCCGCAGGATGTTCTGCTGAAGAACGGCGTCTCCTCTGAATCCATCTTTCGAGCGCAGCCGAGCGCTGGATTGAGAGATGCGATATTCGACGTCGCCTCTTGCGCCAAGCAACATCTGGAAATG GCAACATCACTGAAAAAAACAGCGTCGAAAAATCTCAGCGTGACATTTCTACCGACAGTTTGCGTGGAGAATTACCTAGAGGATTTGAGGAAAGCAGATTTTGACGTTTTCCACCCGACAttacagaaaagaaaaggcACCCTTCCGTTACAGTTACTCTGGAGGAAGATGTGGTCTTAG
- the LOC105275499 gene encoding NADH dehydrogenase (ubiquinone) complex I, assembly factor 6 isoform X4, translating into MIKSAALAIRAFNVEVAQVEDQVRDRQIGAVRLQFWMETLNNIYSDHPPRTPIALELHRILKRHKLSKHYFKRLIDARLSKLNNSVFIDLESLEKYSDYTTSSIYYLLLEAQGIADVKADHAVSHLGKAHGLVTLIRSVPYNARKRVMILPQDVLLKNGVSSESIFRAQPSAGLRDAIFDVASCAKQHLEMATSLKKTASKNLSVTFLPTVCVENYLEDLRKADFDVFHPTLQKRKGTLPLQLLWRKMWS; encoded by the exons ATGATTAAATCGGCGGCACTTGCTATACGTGCGTTTAATGTCGAAGTAGCTCAAGTGGAGGATCAGGTGAGGGACAGACAGATAGGAGCCGTGAGATTACAGTTCTGGATGGAGACTCTGAACAATATTTACAGCGATCATCCACCAAGGACTCCCATAGCATTGGAGTTACATAGG ATACTCAAGCGGCATAAGCTCTCCAAGCATTACTTCAAACGGTTGATCGACGCCCGCTTAAGTAAACTGAACAATTCAGTGTTCATAGACTTGGAATCGCTCGAGAAATATAGCGATTACACCACATCATCAATCTACTACCTGCTGCTAGAGGCACAAGGTATCGCTGACGTCAAGGCTGATCATGCCGTTAGCCACTTGGGCAAGGCACATGGTCTGGTCACCTTGATCCGTTCCGTACCATATAACGCACGAAAACGAGTCATGATCCTGCCGCAGGATGTTCTGCTGAAGAACGGCGTCTCCTCTGAATCCATCTTTCGAGCGCAGCCGAGCGCTGGATTGAGAGATGCGATATTCGACGTCGCCTCTTGCGCCAAGCAACATCTGGAAATG GCAACATCACTGAAAAAAACAGCGTCGAAAAATCTCAGCGTGACATTTCTACCGACAGTTTGCGTGGAGAATTACCTAGAGGATTTGAGGAAAGCAGATTTTGACGTTTTCCACCCGACAttacagaaaagaaaaggcACCCTTCCGTTACAGTTACTCTGGAGGAAGATGTGGTCTTAG
- the LOC105275499 gene encoding barrier-to-autointegration factor isoform X7, with amino-acid sequence MSTTSQKHRNFVAEPMGEKPVTELAGVGEVLGRRLEAAGFDKAYVVLGQYLVLKKNKELFQEWMKDVCSANAKQSTDCYQCLTDWCEEFL; translated from the exons ATGTCTACTACATCACAGAAGCATAGAAACTTTGTGGCAGAGCCGATGGGAGAGAAACCTGTGACCGAGCTTGCTGGCGTCGGGGAGGTATTAGGAAGAAGATTAGAGGCCGCAGGTTTTGATAAA GCATATGTAGTATTAGGACAATATTTGGtgctaaagaaaaataaggaaCTGTTTCAAGAATGGATGAAGGATGTGTGCTCAGCAAATGCGAAACAGTCGACAGATTGTTATCAGTGCCTCACGGACTGGTGCGaagaatttttgtaa